A single region of the Lycium barbarum isolate Lr01 chromosome 2, ASM1917538v2, whole genome shotgun sequence genome encodes:
- the LOC132629003 gene encoding uncharacterized protein LOC132629003 — MSAPWPFVAWGIDVIGPIEPKASNGHRFILVAIDYFTKWVEVVTFKSVTKKAVVDFVHSNIICRFGIPKTIITDNAANLNSHLMKEPMELLKLQKKNIKKILRKMVQGSRQWQEKLPFALLGYRMTIRTSVGETPYLLVYGIEAVIPAEVEIPSLRIIVEADIDDTEWVKSRLEQLSLIDEKRLTAVCFGQLYQQRMARTYNKKVRPRHFEVGQLVMKRILPHQEEARGKFAPNWQGPYVIKQVLSKGALQLSDIEGKVADIAIITNSVKRYYV; from the exons ATGTCTGCTCCTTGGCCTTTCGTAGCTTGGGGGATAGATGTTATTGGGCCAATTGAGCCAAAAGCTTCTAATGGGCACAGATTCATTCTAGTtgccattgactacttcaccaaatgggtagaAGTTGTTACATTCAAATCAGTCACCAAGAAAGCAGTGGTAGACTTTGTTCACTCTAACATCATATGTCGTTTTGGTATACCAAAGACCATTATCACGGACAATGCGGCCAATCTTAATAGTCATCTCATGAAGGAG CCAATGGAGCTGTTGAAGctgcaaaaaaaaaacatcaagaagatcctcagGAAGATGGTACAAGGATCTAGGCAATGGCAAGAGAAATTGCCTTTTGCTCTTTTAGGGTACCGCATGACTATCCGCACGTCTGTTGGCGAAACTCCTTACTTGTTGGTTTATGGAATTGAGGCGGTCATACCAGCAGAAGTAGAGATCCCCTCTCTTCGAATCATTGTTGAAGCAGATATTGATGACACTGAATGGGTCAAGTCTAGACTAGAACAATTATCGTTAATCGATGAAAAGCGGTTGACGGCGGTTTGTTTTGGCCAGTTATACCAGCAAAGGATGGCTCGCACTTACAATAAGAAGGTGCGTCCAAGACATTTTGAGGTGGGCCAACTTGTTATGAAACGCATCCTTCCGCACCAAGAAGAAGCGAGGGGAAAATTCGCCCCAAATTGGCAGGGCCCTTATGTTATCAAACAGGTGTTGTCGAAAGGAGCTTTGCAGTTGTCCGATATAGAAGGAAAGGTGGCTGATATAGCCATTATCACAAACTCAGTCAAAagatattatgtttga